The Borreliella burgdorferi B31 DNA segment ACTACTATTTCTATAATCTTTGATTTAGAAATAGTAGTTCACTATTAAACCTATCCTTTAAAAAAAGGATAGGTTTTTACATAATATTAATTCCAATAACATGACTTTAAAGGTTGCTTATTGACAATATGTTATTTTTCAACTTTGTTGCTTGAGAACTTTTTTTTTCAATTTGCTTGTAAAGTTCCGTTAAATGAGATTCAAGCTTAGCAATATCTGTTTTTATAGAATCCTTATCATCTTGATAATCTAATAAAAGTTGGTTTAACATGTCTGATACGATTGATTTCATGGATAATAATTTTTCAAACGAATTTTTAAGCTTCTCTAAATTTGAAATTTCTAGTTTATCTAAAGCATCCTTTTTAGGATATAAGTGATTAATCGCTGTATCAAAAGTTCTTCCAAGGTTGCAAAAAGTGCCAAATAGGAGGGTTTTTTGTTTTGATTGAATTAAAATCTTTGAAAGATTCGCTAACTTATTGGTATTAATAGGATTTAAAGTAGCATAAGTGAATTTTCTATAGTTTTTAGATCTATCGGTATTATCTGCTACCGTTTCATATGATGCTACCCAATAAATTTCTTTGAAAATTGATATTCCATATTGGTTTGAAGGTTCTTCTTCTAATTTTTTTTCATATTTTTTTCTATCCTCGTTAGCTGTTTCTATTAAATTTTTTAAATCATCAAGTAGCTTATTTTTTATTTGTTTATTAGGGATTTTTTCTATTTTTAATAATCCTTTTTTAGAATTATTTTGATTGGTATTAGAATCTGGATTGCAAGCATTTAAAAATAGAAAAATAAATATACTTACGATTATATGGTATTTCATAGATATTCTCCTTAACTATAATATAATGCAATAATAATATAATTAAATAATTAGTATAAATTATTGAAATAATAATAAGAATATTTTTATTATTAGATATTTTATAATATTTTTGATTTTTTAATGTTAGTAATTCGATAGCTATTGCTATAGCAATTGTTTTGAGAGGAATGGAATAAGATGTTCACTAATTAGAATAAATTCATTCGGATTTATTTTGTAAAAATTTTTTTGTTTAGCAAAAAAGTAAATACTTTTATAGCAAATTTAGTTATATTATTAAAAGTTTTAGTAATTGTAGTTTAAATTTATTCAAAATATAACTTGACTATAGTTTAATTTTGGTTATACTATAAGTTAGTTCGACATTATGCTCGAATTGATCAATAATTAGTAATGAAATAGTGCTTAAAGTGATTTTTTTAAAGAATTTGTCTTAAGCCCTATTCATTTTATGTAACATTAATTTTCCTAATTTACGTTTTATTTATATATTTTTTAGTTTTAATTGTTTTTTATTAG contains these protein-coding regions:
- a CDS encoding virulence associated lipoprotein, which gives rise to MKYHIIVSIFIFLFLNACNPDSNTNQNNSKKGLLKIEKIPNKQIKNKLLDDLKNLIETANEDRKKYEKKLEEEPSNQYGISIFKEIYWVASYETVADNTDRSKNYRKFTYATLNPINTNKLANLSKILIQSKQKTLLFGTFCNLGRTFDTAINHLYPKKDALDKLEISNLEKLKNSFEKLLSMKSIVSDMLNQLLLDYQDDKDSIKTDIAKLESHLTELYKQIEKKSSQATKLKNNILSISNL